Proteins found in one Leguminivora glycinivorella isolate SPB_JAAS2020 chromosome 22, LegGlyc_1.1, whole genome shotgun sequence genomic segment:
- the LOC125237663 gene encoding CCAAT/enhancer-binding protein-like, producing MDSPQMYDATGAPPPPPQPDLKKVGDDKRAPFPPPDLDELNGQEISLDLQHLIEDQFRGEETMALFQEILPGGRSPQPRHFTRTTLAYMPQPVHSGASYAPVPATAAHEQQPPIKEEPPEPHDFRRNVSCAQYTGQYNPQPPVGVSGPYGGGFTSLPPLGAPLLPPLLKHKQTPSRRSSGKAVDKGTDEYRRRRERNNIAVRKSREKAKVRSREVEEKVKTLLREKDALLKRLEAVSGELSLHKQMYVHLINLNHPEITELCRSMLQLGAPHAPDHTL from the coding sequence ATGGACTCCCCACAGATGTACGATGCGACCGGCgcgccaccgccgccgccgcagcccgatCTCAAGAAGGTTGGAGATGACAAGCGCGCGCCCTTCCCGCCCCCGGACCTGGACGAGCTCAATGGCCAGGAGATCAGTCTCGACCTGCAGCACCTCATCGAGGACCAGTTCCGCGGAGAGGAGACCATGGCGCTCTTCCAGGAGATTCTACCTGGTGGCCGCTCTCCGCAGCCGAGACACTTTACACGAACCACTCTGGCTTACATGCCACAGCCGGTACATTCAGGAGCATCATATGCACCTGTTCCGGCTACAGCGGCACACGAACAACAGCCACCGATAAAAGAGGAACCGCCTGAGCCGCATGATTTTAGGCGAAACGTCAGTTGCGCTCAGTATACAGGCCAGTACAACCCCCAACCGCCCGTAGGCGTCAGTGGTCCTTACGGTGGAGGCTTCACCTCCTTACCGCCACTTGGAGCGCCGCTCCTGCCTCCTTTACTCAAACACAAACAGACCCCATCGAGACGCTCCTCCGGAAAAGCGGTAGACAAAGGAACAGACGAATACAGAAGGAGACGCGAGCGCAACAACATAGCTGTGAGAAAATCGCGCGAGAAGGCTAAAGTGCGCTCCAGAGAGGTAGAAGAGAAGGTGAAAACGCTGTTGAGAGAGAAAGACGCGCTGCTGAAGAGGTTGGAGGCGGTGTCGGGGGAACTGAGTTTACATAAACAAATGTACGTGCATCTGATCAACCTGAACCACCCGGAGATCACGGAGCTGTGCCGCTCGATGCTGCAGCTAGGCGCGCCGCATGCGCCCGACCACACGCTCTGA
- the LOC125238085 gene encoding uncharacterized protein LOC125238085, producing MNHLTAKLQRPPPRDLLYADDIALVSENAEDLQQILEQWRVALQEAGLRISKQNTEYVHCNFSGKNNSSTISLEGTPLNGVDSFKYLGSVVTNDATVDTDIIQRINTGWVKWKELSGVLCDKRMTVHIKGKIYKTAVSSNVWRRVLASQKTTRRLATCR from the coding sequence ATGAACCATCTGACTGCAAAGCTGCAACGGCCGCCTCCTCGAGACTTGCTCTACGCTGACGATATAGCACTCGTCAGCGAAAATGCGGAAGACCTACAGCAAATTCTGGAGCAATGGAGAGTCGCGTTACAGGAAGCCGGTCTGCGAATCAGCAAACAAAATACCGAATACGTACACTGCAATTTCAGCGGCAAAAATAACAGCAGCACCATCAGTCTTGAAGGCACACCCCTGAATGGAGTAGACAGTTTCAAATATCTAGGCTCAGTCGTCACCAACGATGCAACTGTCGACACTGACATAATCCAAAGAATAAACACAGGATGGGTGAAATGGAAAGAGCTGTCAGGAGTGCTGTGCGACAAGAGAATGACTGTACACATTAAAGGCAAAATCTACAAAACCGCCGTCAGCTCTAACGTATGGCGCCGAGTGCTGGCCTCTCAAAAAACAACAAGAAGATTGGCTACATGCCGCTGA